A region of the Paracoccaceae bacterium genome:
GCCAGCCCAGGACCCGCGCGACGAACCGCAGGCGCGGCGGGGCATGGAATGCCTCCAGCACGACGCCGATCGCCCCGGTCCGTTCCAGCGTGGCCAGCGTGCGCACCAGACGGACAATGTTGTGCGGCCCGCGCATGTCAGCCGCGCCCCCGCGCCGTCACAGCTTCCAGCCCGAATGCAGCGCAGCGACGCCCATGGTCAGGTTGCGATAGGCCACCTGTTCGAAACCTGCCGCCCCGATCATCGCGGCAAATGCGTCCTGATCTGGAAACTTCCTTATGCTTTCAACGAGATATTGATAGCTCTCGCGGTCGCCCGCCACCACCTGGCCCATCACCGGGATGACGTTGAAGGAATAGCGGTCATAGGCCCATTGCAGCAGATCGTTCGGGACGCGGCTGAACTCCAGCACCATCAGCCGCCCGCCGATCTTCAGCACGCGATGCGCCTCGCGCAGCGCCGCGTCGATGCGGGTCACGTTCCGGATGCCGAAGCTGATCGTATAGACGTCAAAGCTGCGATCGGGAAATGGCAGCGCCATCGCATCACCTACCACCCAGTCCAGCCGCGCCGCCATCGCCTCGGCATCGGCCCGGGCACGACCCTCGACCAGCATCCCCTCGGTCATGTCGCAGACCACGGCCGTGGCACCCGGTGCACGCCGCAGGAACCGGAACGCGATGTCACCGGTCCCGCCGGCCACATCCAGCAGGCGCTGGCCCGGACGCGGCGCCAGCCAGTCCATCATCGCGTCCTTCCATAGCCGATGGACTCCGCCCGACATCAGGTCGTTCATCAGGTCATACTTCGACGCCACGCGGGAAAAGACGCCATGCACAAGGCCCGCCTTCTCGCCCTCGGGAACCTCGCGAAAGCCGAAATGTGTGCTGCCCTGCCGGTCGTCCATCACGGTTCCGCCCCATTGTCGCCCTGCAACCGGATATAGACCGGGCGGGCAAAGGAAAACCAGTCCGCGCCGCCACCCCCTGCGGCAAAGGAGCCAACCGATGTTTCCCAACCTGCCCGCAACCCTTTCGCCACAGTCCATCCCGCCCGCGACCCTGGCAGAGGGCACCGGCTTCGGCCTGCTTTCCCCCTGGGCCCTCGGCGCGATGCTGCTGTCCTTCGTCCTGT
Encoded here:
- the ubiE gene encoding bifunctional demethylmenaquinone methyltransferase/2-methoxy-6-polyprenyl-1,4-benzoquinol methylase UbiE, which codes for MDDRQGSTHFGFREVPEGEKAGLVHGVFSRVASKYDLMNDLMSGGVHRLWKDAMMDWLAPRPGQRLLDVAGGTGDIAFRFLRRAPGATAVVCDMTEGMLVEGRARADAEAMAARLDWVVGDAMALPFPDRSFDVYTISFGIRNVTRIDAALREAHRVLKIGGRLMVLEFSRVPNDLLQWAYDRYSFNVIPVMGQVVAGDRESYQYLVESIRKFPDQDAFAAMIGAAGFEQVAYRNLTMGVAALHSGWKL